The genomic region CCTGGAAAACTAGGACAAGGTGAAAATATCAAATCTGGAATCGCAGTAGAAGATGGTAAAACTGTTATTTTGCAAGATGTTAACATTCAAGACAGATCTTTTGCTGTGCATGCAGAAGGAAAAAATTCTCTTGTCAAAATCCAAGGAGGTACAGTTATTGGAAATTTTGTTGCACTCAGTACCTCAAATGAGGGAGTAATTGACGCCACAACAGTTGTTGTAACAACGGAAACAGCTGGTTTGGTAAACATTAATGGTAAAATCAGCCTTAAGGATTCAACCATACATGTCACAGGTGCTTATGAAGCACATGGCATTTTGTTTCGGAATGATCCATATCATCGGAATGATCCATATCATGTGCCTGAAAAACGCCATGTACACAGTGCTGAAAAAAGAGCGGATGCCATCCAAGAACGAGATCCTTCCAATAAAGTGGTCTTCGAAAATACCAAGCTTTTCGTTGAAAATAGCTCAGGCATTAGCATTTATGGGTTAGATAAAGATGCTGAAGTTAATCTTAAAGATTCAGAAATTCATGCTGATATTTTATTAAAAAATATGAAAAAAGAGCAAATTAATCCACAGAACTTTACATTAACAACCAATCATTCCTATTTAGAAGGTCGAGCAAGAACATTAGGAGAAAATAAGACTATTTTTGATCTTACAAACAACACAAAATGGCTTTTAAAACCAAGCAAGAGTGCTCTAGATAGTGATGTGGATTCATCTGACTATACCCGATTTACTGTTAGTGAAAATTCATATTCCAACCTTTCTGAACTAAGCCTCACAAACAGCGTTATTGTGTTTGACAAACCTGTAGAGGAACAATACCAAACTTTATTGGTAGGACCTAATCCGCATCAAGAGAATAAAGAACAAAATACAACAATTGCCTATAGTGCAAAAGGTTCTGCAGAAATTCATTTTAACTCTCGCTGGAGCAGTCATTCTCCATTAATGGAACAAAAAACCGATCGCCTTGTCATCAATGGTGATGTCTCTGGCAGTACCGTAGTTCACATCAATCTTCTAGAAAAGGAGAAAAGAATAGCCGATAGCAGTTCTGTTTGGGGTGAACATATGGCTTCACTCCCTTCAGAGACTCATGGAATTTCAGTCATTCAAGTTTCTGGAAAAGCAGATCAAAGTTCCTTTACATTAGCAGGAAAATATATAACGATGGGTGGGTTACCTTATAAATATACACTCAACGCCTACGCACCAGGAACATCCCATGAAAGCCAAAATCTCTTTGGTAAGAATAACCGTGATTTCTGGGATTTCCGCTTGCAAAATGCCTATCTTGATAAAGACAAGAAGATCAGGGCTCTTGTACCACAAGTAGCGAATTATTTGGTCGCACCTGGTGTTTTATTTTCTGCTGGATTTACTGATGTAAAAAACCAAAACGCATTGTTAGACAATATATATACAACAATGTTTGAAGCAGAAAATAAGAAGAAAAAAGCTCTCTTTTTATCCTCCTATGGTGAAAAAGTTACCTTATCTTCCAATCGTGATCCTCTACATTATGGTTACGGTGCTGATGTAAATTATGGTGCGCTGCAAATAGGTGTCGTATTAGCAGCATTAGAAGCGAAAGATATCAATACACATTTTGGTCTTTTAGGAACCTACGGGAAACTTGCCTTTACGCCAAAAGATATGGAAGATTCTGAAAAGACAATTCTTGATAAGTGGTCTCTTACAGCTTACAGTGATATAAGACATAGCAACGGTATGTACGTAAATGCGCTTCTTTCTTACGGAGCTTTAAAAGGAAATATTACTACAGCTCTTATTGGCAATGCTGCAAAATTAGATGGCACTGAAACATTCAATATATCTGCAACTATTGGCCAAAAATTAGCAACAGGTATGGAAGGACTCATATTTGAGCCACAAGCGCAGTTTATTTATCAAAATCTTATGTTTGATACACTTTCAGATGCAAATAATTTTGAAGTTGATATGGGCAATCCGCATCAATGGTTGGTACGCATTGGTGGACGTTTAACACAAACTCTTAAAACTATGGAAGAAGGTCATGCTGTTTCTTTCTATGGTAA from Bartonella birtlesii IBS 325 harbors:
- a CDS encoding autotransporter outer membrane beta-barrel domain-containing protein, which encodes MKKSVLLYTISGVLFCSSSNLSYAHSERHTLRTPAVDLPYSQLAYVTTITPSPTETVEISSQNSKEKVPSSSLTSGNTTFLSRRTRESTQTSNTETVQSSPANPQSTAGDATVGTGAKSRRHSPASSSPNTTKETLATRPATEVLTASTRSEIAKPVEESSISAQISALRPIAGALPVFAKAETIKSAGGIQPIPVRSASIPPGKLGQGENIKSGIAVEDGKTVILQDVNIQDRSFAVHAEGKNSLVKIQGGTVIGNFVALSTSNEGVIDATTVVVTTETAGLVNINGKISLKDSTIHVTGAYEAHGILFRNDPYHRNDPYHVPEKRHVHSAEKRADAIQERDPSNKVVFENTKLFVENSSGISIYGLDKDAEVNLKDSEIHADILLKNMKKEQINPQNFTLTTNHSYLEGRARTLGENKTIFDLTNNTKWLLKPSKSALDSDVDSSDYTRFTVSENSYSNLSELSLTNSVIVFDKPVEEQYQTLLVGPNPHQENKEQNTTIAYSAKGSAEIHFNSRWSSHSPLMEQKTDRLVINGDVSGSTVVHINLLEKEKRIADSSSVWGEHMASLPSETHGISVIQVSGKADQSSFTLAGKYITMGGLPYKYTLNAYAPGTSHESQNLFGKNNRDFWDFRLQNAYLDKDKKIRALVPQVANYLVAPGVLFSAGFTDVKNQNALLDNIYTTMFEAENKKKKALFLSSYGEKVTLSSNRDPLHYGYGADVNYGALQIGVVLAALEAKDINTHFGLLGTYGKLAFTPKDMEDSEKTILDKWSLTAYSDIRHSNGMYVNALLSYGALKGNITTALIGNAAKLDGTETFNISATIGQKLATGMEGLIFEPQAQFIYQNLMFDTLSDANNFEVDMGNPHQWLVRIGGRLTQTLKTMEEGHAVSFYGKLNVTKAFADGKTIKIVDSFYLDPTGSSIEGGVGVNAFLSQNIALHGDISYRQKLQKAGVSGINFSGGIRYHF